A window of Macadamia integrifolia cultivar HAES 741 unplaced genomic scaffold, SCU_Mint_v3 scaffold155, whole genome shotgun sequence contains these coding sequences:
- the LOC122064181 gene encoding NADH kinase-like isoform X1, with the protein MSRRRLLVLLKPGNIYQPRCSDGVSRVRNPQILGYLESRCKVHMDAIKFCQDILRRKAVDWEPVLRSDLVQPIRNVDLVVTIGGDGTLLQASHFMDDSIPVLGVNSDPTQVKEVEEFSNEFDATRSTGYLCAATAENFEQVLDDILEGHMVPCKLTRIAIRVNSQLLSTYALNDVLIAHPCPATVSWFSFRIKGDGQLCHPLVNCRSSGLRVCTAAGSTAAMLSAGGFTMPSSSRELQFMVREPVSPGAAKSKMHGFIKSDQSMDTNWYSKEGMIYVDGSHMSHSIQHGDTIEISSKAPILKAFLPSHLISE; encoded by the exons CTAGGTTACTTGGAGAGCAGGTGTAAGGTTCACATGGATGCAATCAAATTTTGTCAAGATATTTTGCGGCGAAAGGCGGTTGACTGGGAGCCTGTTTTGCGGAGTGATCTAGTGCAACCTATCCGCAATGTGGACCTGGTTGTCACTATTGGTGGTGATGGCACTCTTTTGCAGGCAAGTCACTTCATGGATGACTCGATTCCAGTTCTAGGAGTGAACTCTGATCCCACACAAGTCAAGGAG GTGGAAGAGTTCAGTAATGAGTTTGATGCTACCAGGAGCACTGGCTATCTCTGTGCAGCAACTGCTGAAAACTTTGAACAA GTGTTGGATGACATTCTCGAGGGTCACATGGTTCCTTGTAAATTAACAAGGATAGCAATACGTGTAAACAGTCAATTGCTGTCAACCTATGCTCTCAATGACGTTCTTATTGCACACCCATGTCCAGCCACAGTTTCATGGTTCTCATTTAG AATCAAAGGTGATGGCCAGTTATGCCACCCTCTTGTGAACTGTCGATCAAGTGGGCTCAGAGTCTGCACTGCTGCTGGGTCTACAGCTGCAATGCTCTCAGCAGGAGGATTTACAATGCCCAGTTCCAGTCGGGAACTCCAGTTTATGGTAAGGGAACCCGTTTCACCTGGAGCAGCTAAGTCTAAGATGCATGGGTTTATTAAATCTGATCAATCCATGGATACGAACTGGTACAGTAAAGAAGGTATGATATATGTTGATGGTTCTCATATGTCACATTCTATTCAACATGGAGATACCATTGAAATATCATCGAAGGCCCCAATCTTGAAAGCTTTTTTGCCCTCCCACTTGATATCAGAGTAA
- the LOC122064181 gene encoding NADH kinase-like isoform X2, with amino-acid sequence MDAIKFCQDILRRKAVDWEPVLRSDLVQPIRNVDLVVTIGGDGTLLQASHFMDDSIPVLGVNSDPTQVKEVEEFSNEFDATRSTGYLCAATAENFEQVLDDILEGHMVPCKLTRIAIRVNSQLLSTYALNDVLIAHPCPATVSWFSFRIKGDGQLCHPLVNCRSSGLRVCTAAGSTAAMLSAGGFTMPSSSRELQFMVREPVSPGAAKSKMHGFIKSDQSMDTNWYSKEGMIYVDGSHMSHSIQHGDTIEISSKAPILKAFLPSHLISE; translated from the exons ATGGATGCAATCAAATTTTGTCAAGATATTTTGCGGCGAAAGGCGGTTGACTGGGAGCCTGTTTTGCGGAGTGATCTAGTGCAACCTATCCGCAATGTGGACCTGGTTGTCACTATTGGTGGTGATGGCACTCTTTTGCAGGCAAGTCACTTCATGGATGACTCGATTCCAGTTCTAGGAGTGAACTCTGATCCCACACAAGTCAAGGAG GTGGAAGAGTTCAGTAATGAGTTTGATGCTACCAGGAGCACTGGCTATCTCTGTGCAGCAACTGCTGAAAACTTTGAACAA GTGTTGGATGACATTCTCGAGGGTCACATGGTTCCTTGTAAATTAACAAGGATAGCAATACGTGTAAACAGTCAATTGCTGTCAACCTATGCTCTCAATGACGTTCTTATTGCACACCCATGTCCAGCCACAGTTTCATGGTTCTCATTTAG AATCAAAGGTGATGGCCAGTTATGCCACCCTCTTGTGAACTGTCGATCAAGTGGGCTCAGAGTCTGCACTGCTGCTGGGTCTACAGCTGCAATGCTCTCAGCAGGAGGATTTACAATGCCCAGTTCCAGTCGGGAACTCCAGTTTATGGTAAGGGAACCCGTTTCACCTGGAGCAGCTAAGTCTAAGATGCATGGGTTTATTAAATCTGATCAATCCATGGATACGAACTGGTACAGTAAAGAAGGTATGATATATGTTGATGGTTCTCATATGTCACATTCTATTCAACATGGAGATACCATTGAAATATCATCGAAGGCCCCAATCTTGAAAGCTTTTTTGCCCTCCCACTTGATATCAGAGTAA